In the genome of Chitinivibrio alkaliphilus ACht1, one region contains:
- a CDS encoding endonuclease NucS domain-containing protein, whose product MKVYGIEENGRFAEYVKTPFQAEHEEVVLEDWMEKNPHNIIADDTILIIGRQVATDMGGFIDLLGLNRRGDIVVIELKRDRTPRDTIAQSLDYASFAAKLDSSQIEGILRSYVQD is encoded by the coding sequence ATGAAAGTGTATGGTATAGAAGAGAACGGGCGGTTTGCTGAATATGTAAAAACACCCTTTCAGGCAGAGCATGAAGAGGTTGTTCTTGAAGATTGGATGGAGAAGAATCCCCATAATATTATTGCAGATGATACGATATTGATTATCGGACGGCAGGTGGCCACTGATATGGGAGGGTTTATAGACCTTCTCGGTCTTAACAGAAGGGGAGATATAGTTGTTATTGAATTGAAACGGGATAGAACCCCCCGCGATACCATTGCACAATCCCTGGACTATGCTTCCTTTGCTGCAAAGCTGGACTCCTCTCAGATCGAAGGCATACTGAGATCCTATGTGCAGGATTAA